A genomic stretch from Croceibacterium aestuarii includes:
- a CDS encoding DEAD/DEAH box helicase — MTFETLGLSQPVLQALDMKGYNTPTPIQAQAIPAVLEGRDLMGIAQTGTGKTAAFMLPSIDNLRKREGRTPFKSCRMLVLAPTRELAGQIAQSAKEYGALAGLKVQSIVGGTSVGKDRNKLHHGTDILVATPGRLLDLIDQKAFKLDGVEILVLDEADQMLDLGFIHALKRISQLVPKERQTLFFSATMPKSIKDLANQYCKDPVFVSVTPAATTAERVDQYLIMVQQDEKQALIELILSERHPVPGKFERVLIFTRTKHGADRVVKKLAQRGIPANAIHGNKSQPQRERALGEFRSAKVPILVATDVAARGIDIPGVSHVINYELPNVPEQYVHRIGRTARAGADGIAIAFCAEDERAYLKDIQKLTDANFERLPLPDNFRAVVEGVGPTKREQKPRLARPKVTPRGGEGGNARPKKKHPSRAGQPRREGAESQGQGGRPSRGRNRRRAGR, encoded by the coding sequence ATGACATTCGAAACACTCGGGCTTTCGCAGCCCGTTCTCCAGGCCCTCGACATGAAGGGCTACAACACGCCGACGCCGATCCAGGCTCAGGCCATTCCCGCCGTGCTCGAAGGGCGCGACCTGATGGGCATCGCCCAGACCGGCACCGGCAAGACCGCAGCGTTCATGCTCCCGAGCATCGACAACCTGCGCAAGCGCGAAGGCCGCACGCCGTTCAAGTCGTGCCGCATGCTGGTGCTGGCACCGACGCGTGAGCTGGCCGGGCAGATCGCCCAGTCGGCCAAGGAATACGGCGCGCTGGCCGGGCTCAAGGTGCAGTCGATCGTCGGCGGCACTTCCGTGGGCAAGGACCGCAACAAGCTGCACCACGGGACCGACATCCTCGTCGCCACCCCGGGGCGCCTGCTCGACCTGATCGACCAGAAGGCTTTCAAGCTCGACGGGGTCGAAATCCTCGTCCTCGACGAGGCGGACCAGATGCTCGACCTCGGCTTCATCCACGCGCTCAAGCGCATCAGCCAGCTGGTCCCGAAGGAACGGCAGACGCTGTTCTTCAGCGCCACCATGCCCAAGTCGATCAAGGATCTGGCAAACCAGTACTGCAAGGATCCGGTGTTCGTTTCGGTCACCCCGGCAGCGACCACCGCCGAGCGGGTCGACCAGTACCTGATCATGGTCCAGCAGGACGAGAAGCAGGCGCTGATCGAACTGATCCTGTCCGAGCGCCACCCGGTGCCCGGCAAGTTCGAGCGCGTGCTGATCTTCACCCGGACCAAGCACGGCGCCGACCGCGTTGTGAAGAAGCTCGCCCAGCGGGGCATCCCGGCCAACGCGATCCACGGCAACAAGAGCCAGCCGCAGCGCGAGCGCGCGCTCGGCGAGTTCCGCAGCGCCAAGGTGCCGATCCTGGTGGCGACCGACGTCGCCGCGCGCGGGATCGACATTCCCGGCGTCAGCCACGTGATCAACTACGAACTGCCCAACGTTCCCGAACAGTACGTCCACCGTATCGGTCGCACCGCGCGTGCCGGGGCCGACGGCATCGCCATCGCCTTCTGCGCCGAGGACGAACGCGCCTACCTCAAGGACATCCAGAAGCTGACCGACGCCAATTTCGAGCGCCTGCCGCTGCCGGACAACTTCCGTGCCGTCGTCGAAGGTGTTGGCCCGACCAAGCGCGAACAGAAGCCGCGCCTGGCCCGTCCCAAGGTCACCCCGCGGGGCGGCGAGGGCGGCAACGCGCGGCCCAAGAAGAAGCACCCGAGCCGCGCCGGCCAGCCGCGCCGCGAAGGCGCCGAGA
- a CDS encoding MFS transporter: MTRSTTFGPLAHRMFALLMAGVLLTNLGNSVQAVGASWQLTAMGEPADIVALVQTALNLPILLLALPAGAWADMHDRRRVVLGAQGFMLALSLLLAALALSGAAPAWAIVALTAFLACGIATFSPAMGASIRGTVPKAELAAAVALNILIFNTARAAGPALGGAIVAAGGAGTAFVVNAACYALAIALYLRWKPEPQPPREPRPLTAMVAEGLRHAFASKPIRAIFVRAFAFTASGAAAWALMPLVAARLLDAGPSTYGLLLGALGLGAVIGAASATTIRQRFGAETITRGAGVLYGLAIVAVSLRPGLAATLALLVIGGAGWVQALSGFSVAAQLWAPQDVVGRVVALASAVTFGGLATGSWLWGHYAESVGVAGALLASGAAMVALPLLGLLVPMPDHRPPADA; the protein is encoded by the coding sequence ATGACGCGTTCGACGACGTTCGGCCCGCTGGCGCACCGCATGTTCGCGCTGTTGATGGCGGGCGTGCTGCTGACCAACCTCGGCAATTCGGTGCAGGCGGTGGGCGCCTCGTGGCAGCTGACCGCGATGGGCGAACCGGCCGATATCGTCGCCCTGGTGCAGACCGCGCTCAACCTGCCGATCCTGCTGCTGGCGCTGCCCGCCGGGGCCTGGGCCGACATGCACGACCGGCGCCGCGTGGTGCTCGGCGCACAGGGCTTCATGCTGGCGCTGTCGCTCCTCCTTGCCGCTCTAGCGCTGAGCGGCGCGGCGCCGGCCTGGGCGATCGTCGCGCTGACCGCGTTCCTCGCCTGCGGCATCGCCACCTTCAGCCCGGCGATGGGAGCGAGCATTCGCGGCACCGTGCCCAAGGCGGAACTGGCGGCGGCGGTGGCGCTCAACATCCTGATCTTCAACACCGCGCGCGCGGCCGGCCCGGCGCTCGGCGGGGCGATCGTCGCTGCCGGCGGCGCGGGCACGGCCTTCGTGGTCAATGCCGCGTGCTACGCGCTGGCGATCGCTCTCTATCTGCGCTGGAAGCCCGAACCGCAGCCACCGCGTGAGCCCCGCCCGCTCACGGCGATGGTCGCGGAGGGATTGCGCCACGCCTTCGCCAGCAAGCCAATCCGGGCGATCTTCGTGCGCGCCTTCGCCTTCACCGCGAGCGGGGCCGCGGCCTGGGCGCTGATGCCGCTGGTCGCCGCGCGACTGCTCGACGCGGGACCTTCGACTTACGGCCTGCTGCTCGGCGCGCTCGGCCTCGGCGCGGTGATCGGCGCGGCCAGCGCGACCACGATTCGCCAGCGTTTCGGCGCCGAGACGATCACCCGCGGGGCAGGCGTACTCTACGGCCTTGCCATCGTTGCAGTCTCGCTGCGGCCCGGGCTCGCCGCCACGCTCGCGCTGCTGGTCATCGGCGGCGCCGGCTGGGTCCAGGCCCTGTCGGGCTTCTCGGTCGCGGCACAGCTCTGGGCCCCGCAGGACGTGGTCGGCCGGGTCGTGGCCCTGGCGAGCGCGGTGACATTCGGCGGGCTGGCGACCGGATCGTGGCTCTGGGGGCATTACGCCGAGAGCGTTGGCGTTGCAGGAGCGCTGCTCGCCTCGGGCGCGGCAATGGTCGCACTGCCGCTGCTAGGGCTGCTGGTGCCGATGCCCGATCACCGCCCTCCCGCGGATGCCTAG